From the genome of Papaver somniferum cultivar HN1 chromosome 2, ASM357369v1, whole genome shotgun sequence, one region includes:
- the LOC113350252 gene encoding stress-related protein-like — protein sequence MAETEHLNMSTNSTNQEYEHQKLKYLDFVRVAVLHVIVCFASVYDYAKDNSGPLKPGVQTVEDTVKTVIGPVYEKFHDVPFELLKFVDCKVDDSVGELDRHVPNLVKEATNQAYTAAQKAPGLARAVASEVQQSGLIDTGKAIVKTLYTSYEPTAKEMYTKYEPVAEQYAVTAWRKLNTLPLFPQVAHVMVPTAAYWSEKYNQTVCCTAEKGFMVSSFLPLVPTERIAKVFGESEAVNQSGSSVSSASSSDNESEVVTK from the exons ATGGCTGAAACAGAGCACCTGAACATG AGTACTAATAGTACTAATCAGGAATATGAACACCAGAAGCTGAAGTATCTTGATTTTGTACGAGTTGCAGTTCTTCATGTGATTGTGTGTTTTGCAAGCGTCTATGATTACGCTAAAGATAACTCTGGTCCTTTGAAACCTGGTGTACAGACGGTCGAAGATACTGTAAAGACTGTTATTGGTCCTGTCTATGAGAAATTTCACGATGTTCCTTTTGAACTCCTCAAATTCGTTGATTGTAAG GTAGATGATTCAGTTGGGGAATTAGATCGTCATGTGCCCAATCTCGTGAAAGAAGCGACTAACCAAGCTTATACAGCTGCTCAAAAGGCACCAGGACTGGCACGAGCTGTAGCTTCGGAGGTACAACAAAGTGGTTTGATTGATACAGGGAAGGCTATAGTGAAGACTCTTTACACAAGTTATGAACCTACTGCCAAAGAAATGTACACCAAGTATGAACCAGTTGCTGAGCAGTATGCAGTAACGGCTTGGCGTAAACTGAACACCTTGCCATTGTTTCCCCAAGTGGCTCATGTTATGGTACCTACAGCTGCTTATTGGTCAGAAAAATACAATCAAACCGTGTGTTGCACAGCTGAGAAAGGGTTTATGGTTTCATCTTTTCTCCCACTTGTTCCTACTGAGAGGATTGCCAAGGTTTTTGGTGAAAGTGAAGCAGTTAACCAGAGTGGGTCATCTGTTTCTTCTGCTTCATCATCTGATAACGAAAGTGAAGTTGTTACCAAGTAG